ACGCCTATATAAAGCACTGTCATTGAACACCTTTTCATCTCCAAGTGTTCTGATCTCTACTTCTTACACTAAACTCATCTTGCTTCTATTTATCTTTTTAGTACGTACGTAGTTCAGTTTACACTTCCCTTGGGTGTTCAAATGGCTACTGTTGAGGTAATTCATTGATCAAGTTGTAGCTAAACTCTTGTTTATGAACGGATCATCTCTGCAGTCATGCCCTCTGCCACTAGACTAGTTCTTTTAACATTATTTGTAAAACTTTAGTTCTGTACGTGGTCATGTATGCATATGCTTTAAGCCATCTCTTTAAGGAAAATCAGTTTTGTTTTCCATGAAAAGCCAACTAAAGCTTGAGAAAAACTGAGTATACATGGCAATCGAGACTCACCGTCTAGTTTTATTTACATCAGTTCCGATCCGTTTCAACTTTCAAGGTTGATGTAGAAAAAACACCCCTTTGTGGAGTACTAGTTGAGGAGCTATCTAACTTAAACTGCAACGCCAGTAGAAAGTATGTGTACAAAAATCTACCTTCTTATGCTCTTTGAGATAGGAAACTCtaattaacaaattttttttatcaattgatATTTCATTTACTACGTACTGTTTGCTTCAAACCTGATCAGAAGTACCCTTGTTAATTAGCAATTCGATCCGTTTCATTAATAAGTCAAATGATCGTTGGCTCTTCAGGTTGCATCGGCAAAGACATCCCTCCCAGAGGATACAACTCATGAGGAATCACCACTCAAGGCTCAGGAGATCACTACCACTGTCAAGGAAGAGGTGGTGACTGCACCACCTGCACCTGAGTCCACCCCAGAGGAGCCGAAGGGAGAAGAAGAGACCGTGGCCGTATCTGAGCCAACCGAGGCAGTATCTGAGGCAGTTGTGGCTCCAGAACCTGAAGCCCCAGCCGACACTGAGACAAAGGAGGTTGCAGAAGAGACCAAGGTTGTGATTGAGAAGCCAACAGTTGCGAAGACCGATGAGGAGACCCCGAAGGAAACACCAGAGCCTGTTGCTGAGGAGACTAAAGAATCAAGTGATTCTGGTGAGGCTCCAGCACCAGAACCAAAGCCAGAAACAGAAGCTGAAGTTCCAAAGGAGGAGGTTGTTAAGGAAGAAGAGAAGCCAGTTGAAGGTGAGGAGAAAGTTGGCACAGAAGAAGCACCTGTGGTGAAGGCTGAGTAATATAATTATGTCCAGGAACTGTGCTTTGGTTGAAATTTGTGTTATTTGGTCATCTCTAGGTTGCATGTCAAAGGGGAGTTGTTGTTGTTGTAGTTTAGCAGTTTAATAATGATGATCATGGAGGAAGCTGGAAGCAGGGTATGGGACCTAAACTTATGGCTCACGAGATCCAACAAATCCCCACTTTCCATATGGCAGACTGGCAGTGAGAATTTGTgaaccataatatataataactactACTTCATTCGTTTTCTAATTTCTCTACCTATACATATAAGATAgcggttttaaaaaataataaaatctactattaaaaatttatatttattcaattttttcaaaattattgcaCTGTCGCTCCACGActgcaaaatatttatttctccACAATATGACTGCTGTGGCATTTGCTCCAAGCACGAAATCTACACTCCTTCGAAGTCTATACGGAGTGTTACAGGATACACTCCAACAAGAGTTTTATTTCGTATAAATAAAAAcgtatactaatttataaattaatattgattcatctatatttaaaatttacattagtattattttaaataaaatatattttttgatcaatcacattaaattaatatatatattaatacgtaattataCTTAGAACTATATTTTTCCCACCAACAATATCTCACTGGCCGGGAGAGTATTTCGCCAACTCGAATTTATAAAATCTGATTGTGATATCATTTGTCAAACTGTGAACTATCAATTCCTGTTTTAAGCATAATCGCAAAGAGCCATATTTTAGGCACAACTCAAGAGGCTCATTATTCGCCTGTATAATCTCTAGGCCCAGCTCGGTTCAGACCGGCCCAGCTCAGTTCAATCCTGAGTCTGACATCGAAATTCTTAATTCAAGACGAATGCAAACAATAAACCCACGTCAATAAGCCAGAGTGATATCAGATATGACCACTGAACCAGTGAGTAAAATGTGGCTAAAATTTCgcttcaagttttttttttttgacatttttatCGTTTaatgtttttcctctttcttcaaCGGTGACTGCAACCGATCCAACTGCTTCAACGTTTCATTTTTCTCGCAAAACCAAAATGGCCTCAGTAATGTTCGCACAATCAGCAATAACAAGAGGCAGAGATGAAGTATATGTAGTAGCTGTTCCTCTAAGGGCCACAAAAGGACCAGCCCAGTTGCTTATGTATGCTGCCTACTCTCTCAATCTCTGGGATTTGCAGCATTTTATGGTTCTCATCAAACCCTCCTTGCCACTTCCTTCTTCTCAGGTTCTTTTCCCTGCAATTTCCACCctggtttttttctttcttcttgattCGGTgctaaaagtgataaaaaatctTCCCTGGGTTATCTTAGCATTTCATTACTCGGGACTTTGAATGATGGATATGTTATTGTCTAAGTTCAATTTTCCTTTTGGGAAATAGGAATTGAGTCGCTCTGAGTCTCTCCTATTCAATCCTGGTATGGGTTTCTGATATTGTTTctgttttggtttgtttttgacaattttgCTTGTGATAGCACTCCCTTTGTGTGGGAGtgcataatttgaaataatacTCATACTCAATATTGCAAAGATTgattctttagtttctttaaatttttccaacattaaggattaattttctttttcttttctttttccatggCATGATATCCATGTTCTCATCTGTCGTGGAAATTATTATGAAGAGCTTATACTAAGAAGCGTCACTCATTTATTTTAAGCACTCCCATCCTTAATATACCTTGGAAAAAGCTTGCTTCGTGCTGTATAAGTTGGATGTTTAGAGGTGGACTGAGACGTTAACTTCATTCTGTGTTAGGAATTCATCTAGCGACTTAGAGAAATTAGAAAGTGTGACTTCACTGTGCTAAATCTTTTTGCATTATAGCATTGAAAATGTTTTAATCCGATTGATTCTCTTTTCAGGCCTTGGTTTTTGACTTCCAACCTCAAGATCCTGAAAATATATATGTGGCTCTTGATGTTATATCCGGTAGAGCAGTACCAGGTTAGGCCTAAATCGTACCATAACTTTCATGCCTGACTGGTTCTGCTTGATGTGCTGATGTATGATTATTGAATCTCATTAGAATGTGGATTTTCCGTAACCTTTTATGATGCAAATTGCAATACCTAAAATGGTGTAGAACACTTGGACCTGTCTATTATGTGTGGCTAGAACACTTGCAATATCTTACCCTTACTCACCACTTGTCCCAAAAGGTTAAGCTGATGGgaagatgtagattttattatttattttatatcttaacaagtAACAACTGTTTGGTCCAACAATTTGACatagattttttataaactGAATGCTAGACTTAACATATCTTTTTCTATTAGGAGTTATTCTTATGAGAAAGTTGAAAAATCTACCAAGAAGGAAATGCTGGTATGTTGGATCTTTGCCAGTGGATGCGGTAGATATGGCATGTAATTTCAATAAAAGCTGGGAAACTGATTTGAGGGTCGGTCAACATGACTGTCGAGATTATACCAATGGTAATAGCATATCTGTGGTCCtacttttgtgtgtgtgtgtgtgtgtgtgtactcTTATCCAAAGGGCAATTTGAGAAGAATTTAGTGTCTGCAAAAGTGTCAgccataccttttttttttttttttgttcttttgcatAGTAGAATATCATTAACGTTTTGGTGGAGTTTAGAGTTTAGATGATTCATCCAGATCTTACatctcaatatttttcaattctaCCCTTCCTTTAATTACTTATTGTCAACTTGGAAGGATTGGTCGAGTACCTCACTGGCCAAAAAGATGTTTTGGAGTGCTTGAGAAGCAGCTAGCACTGGTGGTCTGGGGTAACCAATCAACTCGTGAGGCTATTTTACAACAGACAATGttctatcattttcttcaagggTGTATACCGATCAAATGATATACCATGTTCTTTCACAAGGTATATTCAGTCTCTCATTTCTAACTACTATTTGTGTGCACGTGTGTTGCTTTGGGGAGTGACCACAATATGATGCCATACAGTGGATATATGTAGACTACAATTGATGCCTTAAAATGGATGGTATTAAAAAGCAGGACACTTAAGACACACCAATGACTATTTATAATCCGCTGTGGGGAAAAAGGTtatatttaaggaaaaaagggacCCTCCCAGACTAGGAAAGCCTGTATTTGACTAGAGTGTATGGGAGATGGTAGATACTAAAATGAAATCTTGGGAGAGAAGATTGAAGATGTTGGCGTGGATGAACATGAGCAAAGGTCGTTGAAGGCTATTGCATCCAAAACTATATACTGTAATAACTAATTTGGATTTCAAATTTACGACTTAACTCTTCATGGGGCATCAAATGCCACTTTCAGATGTTCATAATCACATACATTATAGGTATTGGTGATAGATATTGCAAAtaaacagggaaaaaaaaagtcccGCGCATTGCAGTAAGAACGCAAACTCACAGGGAAAGAAGCATCTACTTCTCCTTTTTAGAATTTCAAGCATCAACGGAGGTGTCAATCCAGTAAAGGTTACCCACATGTACAACTGCTCGAAACCACTTCGGTATTTTCTGAAACATAACGTCTTTATTTTCCACTTATTGCATCATATGAGATCAGAGATCTGCTTTTGCACTCCCACAAGATCTCACCGCCGGTCTTCAAGAGGCATAAAACTCGAATTAACAAACCTTCTTTTCGAAGTGAtcttcaaaatctcaaaatattgGTCCTCATCCTTTTCAAGTCCAATAGGCACGTAGTTTCCTATACAGAATTTCTTGTTCCAAGACTCACCCACACCATACTTTTTCAGCACCCATATCTCTAGTATCTCGTAGTTGCAATAAACTGCAGCAGAAAGACAACTTCCTATTATAACCACCTAATGATATCTATGCATGTTTAAAGCAATGCGTACAATCAAGTGTTGGACCTCTTGAAATTGGTCGTCTGCTAAGTCAAACGAGATGATGCTGCACCTTGGGCTGTATCTACGTGGTCGAGTGACCCAATGAAGTCTTCCATTAATTAAGGGTACTTGTGATGGCGGGTAAAGATGCATGTTAGTCTACCTTTCCCTTACTTCTCCAGGTTGAGCCCCCAAGGGTGAAATTTTGAACCTCTCAATTCATATTAGTGAGTCTAAACCCACGTTGGTAGTCTCCGTCTGCATTCTTATAATACACTATCTTAATCTTGTATTCCTTGGTTGTGGCATGAAACCCGAATCCAAAAACCAGCTCTTGATTCAAAGACTGTATGGATTTAGGGAGCACTTGATAATTCCAGGAGAAGGTATTGTATGTAGAGTGCATCACTACACAATGGATCAGATAAGCTGAGCAAACCGTTACATGAGCCTACAACATCAAACTCAGGCATCGTAACCGAGAAAGGCACATGAAGCTTTTTCACCTTTTCCTTCTTGTCGATGCAAGCAGGGAGCTCTACAAAGTAAAGCTGGTTTCTGATTAGATAATCACAGTGGAAGATGAGGCATGGATTGCTCTCACGCATGCGTGTGCTGTGCATATTAACAAGATCAGGATTTTGTAATAACATGCGCCAACCTTTGCATATAGACTTGAATTGTACTAAAAACGAAACAGGAAGCCCTGAAACTATATTCAGGATGAGTTCGGGTGGGAGACTTTCCATTCCGGCTGTTGGTGGTTCCCTTCTAGCTTGCTTCTCTTTCTTTCAAGGTCTCTTTCCAAGTCCGAGTCCATGACAATGTGAAGGTTTACAATACAAAGGAAAAACAAGAGCAAAGATCCCGAGGGAAGACAGCACCCAAAAAAGTCTGCAGTAAAATGGCATGATAAGAGTTAATATTCGAAGAGGAGGAAACCACAAGCAAAGTATGTAAGAGCCAAAgctgaaatattttattggaaAAAGGTTGGTGTTTGCCATCATTACAGTGAAAATGAAACAAAGTTCTTTGTCAATGAATTGGTGGCCTTATTGACAATGACCCACCCGTAATCTCAAGAGTCAAAAGTGGCGTTTGTACTCTGGTGTGGCATCTTTCCTTGTATATTATTCCGTCACAGAAAAAAAGTATTACCTCATATTCACCACTTTTTAGGGGTTTATGTAACTTTATAGTCAGTTTCGTATTTTGGTATCACTGAGAATGTTATTGTCATGAAACTTGAGGCTGGCTCTAGGGATCATTTTTCTCCAAGTTTTTTAATAGGCATTCTCCCAATAGAAACgtgaatgcctcttggacccgCTTGGGATCACTGAGAATCTGAGATCAATCGACCCTGGAAGGCTGAtcacgacatacctgagattgCTAAAAAGTTATTCTGCACACACAAGGGTGCAGCTCTGCTTGAAGGGAGTCTTTCCTAAACAAAAGGGTCCAGCGGTTCATAAGACTAGCCTCGGGTTAACACGTTGGTTCTCATGAGACGTAGGGCACGatggacgtctcaatttccctaAGGATAAAAATCTCTTCAACAGAAGTGTACCCTTTTGGTAAAAGATGCAAGGAGCGAAACGACGTTCACCAAGCTCCATGGAATTGCAAAGTTTCCTTGTAGCTCATGTTCTCGAACCATTCACTTAATTGGGTATAAAGAAGTTGACGATTTGTATAAAGATTGTCCTAAATTGAATGGCTGAATATTCTCAAGCCAGAACAACAGGAGCATTGTTTGATCGGTCACTTCGGTggatcaaagaaaaattaaggCATTTTCGTTTATGATTGACTGATCATGTGTGCGTAACTTTTATTAGTTCTGTTGCATCTTCTGTTTATTTCATGTTTAAGgccttttattttcctttttctttttattttgaacgTGAGTACTGAGTCACTCTTCCTGCTATCTCTATCTCCTAATCCACAAGCCTCTCTCTTTTGTGTCGATCCTCAGATCGCCCCTCCCCACGCCCTTCCCCCTGTTTCCTCAGTCTGGTCCCTGTGTGCTTATCATTTCACAAACATTTTAGTATTCTTGTATAGATCTCTTGATAAACTCCACGTGTCTCTATAACTACTCATGCCTTTTCAACATACAACAAAGTTAGTTTCCTAAATTAATCTTCTAATCAGTATTATTAAAATAGCTACAACCCAAGAggtgaagaaaagaaataaaattagaaagtaCTTCTCAATAATATTATCATGAGGTTTTTATTAATGGAATGTGAAGCAGTAATTGGTAATTgggtagaaaaagaaaatcacttgtttgtgtttttaaggattgcatgcatgtttgaCTACGTACCCTGGAATAATATGATCAGTAATGAGAATTAGGTGTTCGATCTTCAAGCATAGCGCTGATGAAGCAAGCATGTTAATTTGTTCATGTTAAGTCCATAAGCTATGGGTTAGCTGCTGTCGATCCGTTTGTTTTtacttcttatatatatacgGAGTTgaacatttattatatatatatatatatatatatatatatatgcattttggTCTTCAATGCCGGCGCTGTTAATGCATCATATCAGAATTTATAACATCTGCATGCAAGTCTCTTTCCATCAACACTTTCAACTTCATCACTTCCATAGCCACAATTGATCATCATGTATTTTACGACAAACAAACTGCATTCATgcaagattatatatatatatatatattaacgtagtgcacaagatcaagtttaattaaattttattgtaattttattataatttagttGGGACCTTTTGGAATTTATTTAACCGTACAAGGAGAAGGATTCTGTTTTCCACTGAGCATTGGTTTGATATTAGTACATTGGAAAGTAGGGCGGCCGTCTTTTCCATGGTATTGGATGTCTATGTCACTTAACAGCACCTTCTGACATGGTACTGCCTTACTGCAAACAAGCGTCACTGCCTCCCTAGTATTAGCTGTACCTTTTATGTTCTTGAAGGTGACGTCGCTGATCTTGACCTTGGAGGGACTCTAGTAGTTCAAACATACACCATCAAATTAAAGTATTAGTAGTATTCATAAAGTTTGAACATTAAGAagtcaacaacaaatcaaaacCTAACTAGTAGTTTGATATGATATTGTAAGTACGTACTTGTGCTTTGCACTGATTCCATGGGCAGTATGCTTGATTTACGTAGATAGGCCTGTCGACATTCTTCATGAGGAGATTCTCGAAGTGGATATTAGAGGCAGTGCCAGAATAGGAATTAGGCCATGTCTTGATCCTCACGCCATTCTGTGTGTTTGTCAGTGTGCAATCAACAACTTTGACTCCAACCACAGGTTCTTCATTCGAATACTTGCCAAGACTTCCAACGCTGATTCCATGGCCAGGTCCACAAGTTACTCTTTGGACAAGTATATCCCGACTGCCATCACCAATGGAGACACAATCATCACCAGTTGCAATCTTTGTATCGATTATCCTGATTCCAGATGATCGCCCAATATGGATTCCATCGGTGTTGGGACTAGTTCTAGGTGCTATGATATTTACGTGTTGGAAGGTAACATTTTTGCAACCCAACAAATTAATGTGGAATTGTTTGCTATCCAAAGATGTTATGCCCTGAATCAGTCCGTTGCTGATGAAATCAAACCTGAGACTCTGTACATGATGATCAAAGTAGATTATGAATAAGCGCGCGCGTACGTACTTCTTTACAggtaaaaggaagaaaaaatgttgagaaaaatatattaattgaagTTATTGGAAATGAAGTACGTAGTACTTACGATGGGAAGGTCACCGCAGTATTTGATACCAGAACACGATCGCTTTCCCCAAACGCTGCTGCCTTTACCATCAAAAGTTCCACCGCCAGACAAAGTGAAGCCGTTAATGCGTTGAAAATTGACCCAACTTCCTGACTTGAAGTAGCTGCGATCGCCTGGGGCTTGTACGGTTCCTTGAATCTGAAACTCGATCCTACCCTTGCACGGTCCATTAAATTGCACTGCCCCCATTCTGTATGTCCCTTTTGGAATCACCACTTTGCTTTTTCCCGCTGTTTGGCAGGCTCCTTGCCAAGCTTTTGTCACAGCCTAATTAATTAAACACCCACAAAATTAAGaacaattaattataataatgaaagtactgatcaatgcatgcatgcatgcatgcatgcaaatatACATAAGTACCTGGGTGATATCTCCATTCGATTTGCCACCGTACTTGGTGATATCAAAGACACCAGATTGGGCATTGGCAGCATATAATGCTAACAACAACAGCAGTGCTACAGTTCCCACATTGATTTTCAAACCCATGATATTATTGGTTTATGAgctaacatataaaaaaataaataaattataaaaattattatatattattatatattatatgggtTTGAAAATACTTTGGGGGAAAGATCCTTAGTTGGCTGAGCATGCAGTTTGGTTTGAATATTTATAGTGAAACACAGAAGCTCATCACCACTAAAATCGCAAACCAACTGCtacctaattttgaatttgtttaCAAGGTCTGTGCATGGTTTTGCGCAATTATGTGAACGTACTATTTTTAGCCTTCGCGATCGATTCTTCTTCCCATATAATCTTAGTACCGGCCGTGTGCCAACCATGCACATATATTATACCATGCCAAGTAAACCTCATCAGTTGGCGAATTAGCTCTTTGAAACAAATGGATGGATAGCTTTCACTAATTTAATTCCTTCATGAAACAGATTTTGCACACATCCAtgacctagctagctagatccCCCCGTTCACACAGATCATTATGTTGTTATAACAAAAGTTGTTCTAGATTTGTGAAGTTAGCTGGAAGGAGAAGCGGCGCTTGACTAAACcaaatatcattatttattttaaatttatcatttttaatcaCACTTGTTAACATGTTAGATTTGaagtgattttatatatatctcaATCACTTCAATACATGGCAAGTACTCGAGACATGATAACATATTAtgtctccatatatatatatatatatatattatttctttttaatgatgtggcttcaccaaaattaaataaaaattaaatttaggaaaaatataaacttattaatatggatcccaaagttttttgttatacaatattaaactttttaataaggaattcaaagtgaaaaatacaagaaaaacaatttaaagtttatgatttgtatgaaaaatagttgagatgTGTTATCCTCAAGAGTTCATTcagcaataaaataatttatttaagatCTATATTATACCATTATATGcttaatatgatatgaaaatatctagattttgcatgaaacttgataaactaGTTTATATAGTAGAATAAAAGATGACATTCTAAAAGATTACTTGATAATttctatgaataaaataaattctaactatgtcattacaaaaataataatggctTAATATTATTCCATAAAACATTATCTATTGTAAATACTATCAAGTTgcatataaatttcattttacattTGAGTCCTTACTAAGTACTTTAGttactttttgtttttagtCTTTACTATGAGTTAGTTAACTCATTTGTATATAAATAGAAGATAACTCAATGTACAGTTCAAGTTGAATAATATCATATgtattctctcttctttcttcttcgatctttactttcttgatTGAAGTCGTATCATGGTACCAGAGCAGCAAACCTAGGGTTTTGCTCCGGTTCTGTAAGATTCATTTTTCCATTGCAAGAATGGCTGGTTCCTCCTCTATTTCATCAAATGTAGAGGATTCTAGTTCGTATAATCTCCAAAATGGAGATTCCCCTGGTTCGATTTTGGTCTCCAATCTTCTTACGGGAGACAACTATAATAGTTGGTGTAGATCAATGGAAATGGCTTTGAAGGTCAAGAACAAAATTAACTTTGTCAATGGTGCAGTCCCTCAGCCAGTTGAAACAGATTCCTCATATCCTATATGGGATCAATGTAACAGCATGGTATTATCATGGATTCTTAATTTCGTGGCTAGAGACATTGGGGAgaccattttttgtttttgcgaAGATTGCCAAAGATATGTGGGATGAGTTGAAGCATCAGTTTTCTCAAGGCAATGGACCACGGATTTTCCAGCTGCAAAAACAACTCTCTTCTTTATCTCAAGATCAAACCTTAGTGAGTGTCTATTATCGAAAGTTCAAGTGTTTGTGGGATGAACTCATGAACTATAATCAAATGCCTAGTTGCACATGTGTGACATCTAAAAGATGTAGTTGTGGGGCTACTCGTTTGTTTTTAGAATATCAACAACATCAACATGTAATCATGTCTTATGGGGTTGAATGAGGAATTTGCTCATGTTAGGGGTCAAATTTTACTCTTGGAACCCATCCCACCAATTACTAAAGTTTTCTCTTTAGTTGTTCAAGAAGAGAAACAAATGGAGGTTGGCTCCATGGGAAGAGTAGGCTTTGAACCTAATGTAGCTTTCATGAACAAAAAGGTTGAAGGTCCAAAGATTAACATTGGAAAACAACAGTACAGAAGTGAAAAAGATTTGTGCACTCATTGTGGAATGACTAATCACACAGTAGACAAGAGCTACAAACTACACAGATATCCTTCAAgtttcaaacaaaaagaaaaggtttcATCAACAAACCAACTTATGGATCAACCCTCGAGTACACATTTTGATTAGAATTGCATATCTTTCTCTCAAGAAGAGTATCAACAACTACTAGAATTTATTCAACCACAACCAACTGAACCACCCAAAACCACTCATCAGGCAACTAATTTCATATCCCAATCAAGTCATTTGCCTTCATTTTTAGGTAAAATAGTTtgtcattcaagtttttcatctaTGTAAAATGAGAATTCAACACATATTTCTAGCACTTTGGATCATAGATGTAGGCGCTACAAACCACATTATTCATTCTATTAGTCTTTTTACCACAATCACCCAAGTTCTTAACATATTTGTTAAATTGCCAAATTGAGAAAATGTTACTATAACGCATCTTGGTACTGTCAATTTATCAAAAGGTTTAGTTTTGAAAGATGTTTTATGTGTTCCAAGTTTTGCATATAATCTTCTTTCAATAACTAAACTTACATTTGATCAgaattgttattttgtttttatgctTGAGATTTGCTATATACAAGGCCTTATGCCATGGAAAATGATTAGGAAGGGTAGAAAAGCAGCTAGTCTCTAATTCTTGCAACAACCTTCAGTCAGTACAAGTACTACTTCCATACTTTAATCTAGTGTGAATTCCATACATGATTCTAATTACCATATGTGGTACAATAGTCTAGGCCATCCATCATCTTCGAGATTGTTGTTTCTTTCCAAGTCAATTCCAAATTTTACTTCAAATAAATTTGTACATGACCATCATTGTACAATCTGCCCATTGGCAAAATAGAAACGATTATTATTTCCAGTTCATTCTTATAAACCTAGTTCATCTTTCCATTTaattcattgtgatatatgAGGTCCCTTTTCAGTACCTACTCATAATGGTTTCAAGTACGTGTTTAACAATTGTTGATGATCATTTTAGATCAACTTCGGTCTACTTAATGAAATCTAAATGTGAGGTTAAACACATTCTTA
The genomic region above belongs to Carya illinoinensis cultivar Pawnee chromosome 4, C.illinoinensisPawnee_v1, whole genome shotgun sequence and contains:
- the LOC122306552 gene encoding F-box protein At3g07870-like — protein: MESLPPELILNIVSGLPVSFLVQFKSICKGWRMLLQNPDLVNMHSTRMRESNPCLIFHCDYLIRNQLYFVELPACIDKKEKVKKLHVPFSVTMPEFDVVGSCNVYCNYEILEIWVLKKYGVGESWNKKFCIGNYVPIGLEKDEDQYFEILKITSKRRFVNSSFMPLEDRR
- the LOC122306125 gene encoding uncharacterized protein LOC122306125 isoform X1 — protein: MASVMFAQSAITRGRDEVYVVAVPLRATKGPAQLLMYAAYSLNLWDLQHFMVLIKPSLPLPSSQALVFDFQPQDPENIYVALDVISGRAVPGVILMRKLKNLPRRKCWYVGSLPVDAVDMACNFNKSWETDLRVGQHDCRDYTNGNSISVVLLLCVCVCVCTLIQRAI
- the LOC122306124 gene encoding major latex allergen Hev b 5-like, which codes for MATVEVASAKTSLPEDTTHEESPLKAQEITTTVKEEVVTAPPAPESTPEEPKGEEETVAVSEPTEAVSEAVVAPEPEAPADTETKEVAEETKVVIEKPTVAKTDEETPKETPEPVAEETKESSDSGEAPAPEPKPETEAEVPKEEVVKEEEKPVEGEEKVGTEEAPVVKAE
- the LOC122306125 gene encoding uncharacterized protein LOC122306125 isoform X2 encodes the protein MFAQSAITRGRDEVYVVAVPLRATKGPAQLLMYAAYSLNLWDLQHFMVLIKPSLPLPSSQALVFDFQPQDPENIYVALDVISGRAVPGVILMRKLKNLPRRKCWYVGSLPVDAVDMACNFNKSWETDLRVGQHDCRDYTNGNSISVVLLLCVCVCVCTLIQRAI
- the LOC122306125 gene encoding uncharacterized protein LOC122306125 isoform X3, which produces MASVMFAQSAITRGRDEVYVVAVPLRATKGPAQLLMYAAYSLNLWDLQHFMVLIKPSLPLPSSQALVFDFQPQDPENIYVALDVISGRAVPGVILMRKLKNLPRRKCWYVGSLPVDAVDMACNFNKSWETDLRVGQHDCRDYTNGLVEYLTGQKDVLECLRSS
- the LOC122306123 gene encoding exopolygalacturonase-like; amino-acid sequence: MGLKINVGTVALLLLLALYAANAQSGVFDITKYGGKSNGDITQAVTKAWQGACQTAGKSKVVIPKGTYRMGAVQFNGPCKGRIEFQIQGTVQAPGDRSYFKSGSWVNFQRINGFTLSGGGTFDGKGSSVWGKRSCSGIKYCGDLPISLRFDFISNGLIQGITSLDSKQFHINLLGCKNVTFQHVNIIAPRTSPNTDGIHIGRSSGIRIIDTKIATGDDCVSIGDGSRDILVQRVTCGPGHGISVGSLGKYSNEEPVVGVKVVDCTLTNTQNGVRIKTWPNSYSGTASNIHFENLLMKNVDRPIYVNQAYCPWNQCKAQSPSKVKISDVTFKNIKGTANTREAVTLVCSKAVPCQKVLLSDIDIQYHGKDGRPTFQCTNIKPMLSGKQNPSPCTVK